One genomic window of Polyangium aurulentum includes the following:
- the trmB gene encoding tRNA (guanine(46)-N(7))-methyltransferase TrmB: MVFRPRPNHPYAHAARLPDEGEVDLASILPGEGPIEIEIGPGRGGFLFERAAAAPGTRLLGLEIRLKWSAIVDERLGKHGLHPRVRSLNADAREALPRLRPDASVAAFFLHFPDPWWKKRHEKRLVMNPKLLDEITRLLVDGGELYVQTDVEERAELYEAQIGAHPDLEPAGDAPGSARMAENPYGARSPREHRAIEDGLPVTRMRYRRKPRQPIGA, translated from the coding sequence ATGGTGTTCCGGCCGCGCCCCAACCACCCCTACGCTCACGCTGCACGCCTCCCCGACGAGGGCGAGGTCGACCTCGCCTCGATCCTGCCGGGCGAGGGCCCCATCGAGATCGAGATCGGCCCTGGCCGAGGCGGCTTTCTGTTCGAGCGAGCCGCCGCCGCGCCCGGCACGCGGCTGCTCGGGCTCGAGATCCGGCTGAAGTGGTCGGCGATCGTGGACGAGCGGCTGGGCAAGCATGGCCTGCACCCGCGGGTGCGCTCGCTCAACGCGGACGCGCGCGAGGCCCTGCCGCGCCTGCGCCCCGACGCCTCGGTCGCGGCGTTCTTCCTGCACTTCCCCGATCCGTGGTGGAAGAAGCGCCACGAGAAGCGGCTCGTGATGAACCCGAAGCTGCTCGACGAGATCACGCGCCTGCTCGTCGATGGGGGCGAGCTGTACGTGCAGACCGACGTCGAGGAGCGCGCCGAGCTGTACGAAGCGCAGATCGGAGCGCACCCGGATCTCGAGCCCGCGGGCGACGCGCCCGGATCGGCGCGCATGGCGGAGAACCCCTACGGCGCGAGGAGCCCGCGCGAGCACCGCGCGATCGAGGACGGGCTGCCCGTCACGCGCATGCGCTACAGGCGCAAGCCGCGACAGCCTATTGGAGCTTGA
- a CDS encoding serine/threonine-protein kinase: protein MVTRAAGEPQEDAGINLAVLDESLPRQFGKYTLLRRLAAGGMAEIFLALHRSVAGFEKLIVIKRILPSMNGDRAFIEMLLHEARIAATMSHPNIVQTFDVGQVEGTYFIAMEHIHGEDIRSIVRAMRKKSLTDFPLEHAVAIATGTCAGLAYAHDKRDLDGNLLNIVHRDISPQNIVVTFSGDVKIVDFGVAKSSSQVGEDTKDGQLKGKVPYMSPEQAMGLNVDWRSDIFAAGVLLYELTTGKRLFKGSSEFETLKLIVDKDYPRPSEVKPGYPPALERIVMKALEKDREARYQSAREMQRDLESFVREERIPVSQISLTQWMQSLFQEKLEQQKETLQDIKQLADVIALQHGPSLYDGTVTGSNALSSSGVAQLPPPRRSTAAWLVAIGLVAAAGAVSVLWVRQKGIERGNATTQAALDNQKQAAPEARGSLEIKSTPEGCSIWINGDLRKEVTPAKIEGLPLDSKIELKLTKEGLEPHRETVMLTSAEPSLQINAPPMKGGSVTVALKIDPPPASVWLDGKPWKGSHDKLEGISANEEHKLVLQAPGYQPKTLTFTAEQGETKTIQEHLTKADPSAASDKPTGVTSPAGSGRMATVRVNAKGGFCNVSVNGASAGPTPTEVSVPAGTVRVSCKPASGPAMSQAIQVKPGEVGRVSFKLQ from the coding sequence ATGGTGACGCGCGCGGCCGGAGAGCCACAGGAGGACGCGGGGATCAATCTCGCGGTGCTCGACGAGAGCCTCCCCCGCCAGTTTGGCAAGTACACGCTCCTGCGCCGCCTGGCCGCGGGCGGCATGGCCGAGATCTTCCTCGCCCTCCACCGCTCGGTGGCGGGCTTCGAGAAGCTCATCGTCATCAAGAGGATCCTGCCCTCGATGAACGGCGACAGGGCCTTCATCGAGATGCTCCTGCACGAGGCGCGCATCGCCGCGACGATGTCGCACCCGAACATCGTGCAGACATTCGACGTCGGGCAGGTGGAGGGCACGTACTTCATCGCCATGGAGCACATCCACGGCGAGGACATCCGCTCCATCGTCCGCGCGATGCGCAAGAAGTCCCTCACCGACTTCCCGCTCGAGCACGCCGTCGCCATCGCCACGGGCACCTGCGCGGGGCTCGCGTACGCGCACGACAAGCGCGACCTCGACGGCAACCTGTTGAACATCGTGCACCGCGACATCTCGCCGCAGAACATCGTGGTGACGTTCTCGGGGGACGTGAAGATCGTCGACTTCGGCGTGGCCAAGTCGAGCTCGCAGGTCGGTGAAGACACGAAGGACGGGCAGCTCAAGGGCAAAGTCCCGTACATGTCGCCCGAGCAGGCGATGGGGCTGAACGTCGACTGGCGCAGCGACATCTTCGCTGCGGGCGTCTTGCTCTACGAGCTGACCACGGGCAAGCGCTTGTTCAAGGGCTCGAGCGAGTTCGAGACGCTCAAGCTCATCGTCGACAAGGACTACCCGCGCCCGAGCGAGGTCAAGCCTGGCTACCCGCCGGCCCTCGAGCGGATCGTGATGAAGGCGCTCGAGAAGGACCGCGAGGCTCGCTACCAGAGCGCGCGCGAGATGCAGCGCGATCTCGAGTCGTTCGTGCGCGAGGAGCGAATCCCGGTCTCGCAGATCAGCCTGACGCAGTGGATGCAGTCGCTCTTCCAGGAGAAGCTCGAGCAGCAGAAGGAGACGCTGCAGGACATCAAGCAGCTCGCGGACGTCATCGCCTTGCAGCACGGCCCGTCGCTGTACGACGGCACCGTGACGGGCTCGAACGCGCTGTCGAGCTCGGGCGTCGCGCAGCTCCCGCCGCCGCGGAGGAGCACCGCGGCCTGGCTGGTGGCGATCGGCCTGGTGGCGGCCGCGGGCGCGGTCAGCGTGCTCTGGGTGCGGCAGAAGGGGATCGAGCGCGGAAACGCGACGACCCAGGCGGCCCTGGACAATCAGAAGCAGGCGGCCCCCGAGGCGCGCGGCTCGCTCGAGATCAAGAGCACGCCCGAGGGCTGCTCGATCTGGATCAACGGCGACCTGCGCAAGGAGGTCACGCCCGCGAAGATCGAGGGCCTGCCGCTCGACAGCAAGATCGAGCTGAAGCTGACGAAGGAAGGCCTCGAGCCGCACCGCGAGACGGTGATGCTGACCTCGGCGGAGCCGTCCTTGCAGATCAACGCGCCCCCGATGAAGGGCGGCTCGGTGACGGTCGCGCTCAAGATCGATCCGCCGCCCGCGTCGGTGTGGCTCGATGGCAAGCCGTGGAAAGGCTCGCACGACAAGCTCGAGGGCATCTCCGCCAACGAGGAGCACAAGCTCGTGCTCCAGGCGCCCGGCTACCAGCCGAAGACGCTCACCTTCACGGCCGAGCAAGGCGAGACCAAGACGATCCAGGAGCACCTGACCAAGGCCGACCCGAGCGCCGCCAGCGACAAACCCACAGGCGTCACGTCGCCCGCAGGCAGCGGCCGCATGGCGACGGTGCGCGTCAACGCGAAGGGCGGCTTCTGCAACGTGAGCGTCAACGGCGCCTCGGCCGGCCCGACGCCGACCGAGGTCTCCGTGCCCGCCGGCACCGTGCGCGTGTCGTGCAAGCCCGCGAGCGGCCCCGCGATGTCGCAGGCCATCCAGGTGAAGCCCGGCGAGGTCGGCCGGGTCTCCTTCAAGCTCCAATAG